Genomic window (Phycisphaeraceae bacterium):
TACAAATCGACCTGATTCCATGCACAGCACGAGAAATGAGCGGGCTCCGTCTACTTGGTGCAGGTGTACACGAACGCGGGCGGCAGATTGCCCCAGATCACCGGGCTAATTTCAACAGTTCGGAATAATTTGCGCACTGTCTTCCGGAATCCCCACGCTCCCGGGAGTGTGAGCCCGATGTGGTATCCGAACGTGCGGAACTGCCCACCCTCGCGCAGCACCGCGTGGGTCTGCTCCAGAATCTCATCGCGGATCTGCGCAGGGATCGAGGGCCAGCCAAGCCCCGAGATGATGTAGTCCACCTGTTCAATACCCTCATCGTTGCATATGGATGCAACCTTTCGCGCGTCATTATGACGCACATCAACATCAGGCATGACTGTGTTCAGATTCGCAGCCATCCGGTCATTCAGCTCGATCGCAATAAATCTGCAATGTGAGCCATCTGTTTCACGAATAGACCTTGCAACCTGCGACGTGAACACACCAGTGCCAGGGCCAAACTCAATCATTGAGCTGATCTTCGAAAAGTCGATGCCCTCGACCATTCGCCTCGCAAGTTTGCGTGAGCTCGGCGCGATCGCAGCGGTCGAGCGCGGATGCGCAAGAAACTCCTTCAAAAACGCACGGTACGAATGCGGGTTGTACGGCTTTGCCTGCTCGATCTGCTCCATGCACACTCCGTGGTTTCAGGTACCACGCGATCATAGCCCGAGCAGTGTCAGCCGATCCCAGCAACACGAGCAAATGTCATGGACAACAGATCGCCAAACCGTTGCTGATTCTCAAGCGTGTGCAGCAACCCCTGACGGATTTCGATCTCGATACCCGCGTATTCGTCATCGTCGAACAAGGTACGCAGATGCGTCGTTAGCCCGTCATCCGTGCCCTTGTACGGCTCATTATAACGGAACAGGTTGCAGCCATCTTCCAGTTGCATCGCAGCAAGCCATTGCTGACATATCTCAGTCTCGAATCTGCGCGAAGGATCGAACAGCAGCGCACAATCAACCGAACGTACATGCCCATCGAGCACGTCAGTAAACGAATGCACGCTGACATGCAAGATTCGATGCTTCTTGCGTATCTCACTCTCGATCCGCTGCGTGACCATAGATCGGTACGGCAGATAGAACAACTCGATAACTTCCTGCTTCGCAGACTCAGACAAGTCTCGTGAGAACTCGCTGAAGCACGAGGGATTATCAAGCGATCTGTTCAGATCGATCAGAAGTCTGGTGGTCGTCGATGCGATCAATGGCACCCGCAGACGTTCGCTCATCCGTTCCGCAACACCCAGCCCACCGATGTCGTACCCGCGATGCGTTAGCAGAACTTCCTGTGCGTTTGCAAATAAGTGTGAGTACGCACCCGGCACCTCGTTTCCGCCGTGCTCGCACGTCAACACCACTGCAATGGGCTTCTCACGGGACACGAAAAAGCTCTCCGTGCGCGAGGCACTCCGCTAGTTCGCTGTAGACAGTGTGGAGTTCCT
Coding sequences:
- a CDS encoding methyltransferase domain-containing protein; its protein translation is MEQIEQAKPYNPHSYRAFLKEFLAHPRSTAAIAPSSRKLARRMVEGIDFSKISSMIEFGPGTGVFTSQVARSIRETDGSHCRFIAIELNDRMAANLNTVMPDVDVRHNDARKVASICNDEGIEQVDYIISGLGWPSIPAQIRDEILEQTHAVLREGGQFRTFGYHIGLTLPGAWGFRKTVRKLFRTVEISPVIWGNLPPAFVYTCTK
- a CDS encoding N-formylglutamate amidohydrolase, whose amino-acid sequence is MSREKPIAVVLTCEHGGNEVPGAYSHLFANAQEVLLTHRGYDIGGLGVAERMSERLRVPLIASTTTRLLIDLNRSLDNPSCFSEFSRDLSESAKQEVIELFYLPYRSMVTQRIESEIRKKHRILHVSVHSFTDVLDGHVRSVDCALLFDPSRRFETEICQQWLAAMQLEDGCNLFRYNEPYKGTDDGLTTHLRTLFDDDEYAGIEIEIRQGLLHTLENQQRFGDLLSMTFARVAGIG